CCTTAATGAGACGCAGCTCGGCATTGTGGCACCTTTTTGGTAAGGAATTAGGAGAATGGCAATGGCCATGACAGTTGTGGCGGTGATGTTTATGACGATAGTATTGGTCATGCCTGGCACTGTTTCACCTGTTGTAACACTGAAGTGAACACTGGCGCTGTCTGCAGGTTTAAGGACACCATGGTTAATACAGTGGGCCACCGGACCACAGAGATGGCCCTGGAACTGGGGCTGCTCTACAGCTCCTCAGAGGCCCTGAAGATAGGCCTGGTGGACCAACTGGTCCCAGAAGACCAGGTCCTGACCACAGCCACACAGACCATGACCAAGTGGCTGGCCATTCCAGGTATATAGCAGATAAGTAGGAGGGCAGGCCACAATTAGAAACTCTAAATTGCCAGTAGATGCTActtattttctttgttcaacatttttatcagGACTCACCCTGTAATGTTGAAATATCATATATATTGGTGTAATATTATGTTAATTGTAAATTTTGTTTATACTGACCTCTAGTGGTTGAAGGTATCCCCTTGCTGTTAAGATGTAGAAATGTACTCctgggtgtgtcagtacactgtgcCTTCACTGTTGGATGTGGTTAcaagtttttgtgttttttaacacAAGTGCCATACAAATTGAAAAGTGCCATACAAATAAAGGTGGTTGTTATGATGATTATTACTGTTATCCATCAGTGACATTAGGTGTGGTCAGAGGTGCAAAAGacttaacataaaaaaatacagctttgttccagtaaaagaaaaaagtgaagatAAGAGAATCAAAAGGAATCCCTGACATACATGTATATGTCACTGTTctatttcatttcaattcagacaaatattgattaataaaatatgaataattattttactgAGCCATGTAGCGGAGACTCATCCAGAATTATTTTTAAGGCCACTGTAGGTCCCTGGACTCCACTGTTGAAATTGGTGAGCTAACTGTTCAACTTTTCACTTTTACAGACCACGCCAGACAGATCACCAAGTCCATGATGAGGAAGCCAACCATCGACAAGCTAACGTCCAACAGAGAGGCTGACATCCAAAACTTTGTCAGTTTCATCACCAAAGACTCCATTCAGAAATCACTTCGTATGTATCTGGAGATgcttaaaaagagaaaaagctaGATGAAACGTGTAAAATGAGATATACACACACTAGACTGTGTGAAAAGTTAGTTGAAAACACACTTGCCTTCAGAATCATGTGCTCAGTAAGATCCTCAAAGACAgttctctgcagctcctcttcatAACAATTTTCAACCattgatgaatcattttcagTAATCCTGTGTGATGAAACTAGCTTGGGGAAAACACTCAGGACTGATGGCAATGATTCAATGACAAAtagtatttttctattttacttTCCAAGTACTTTAGTTAAAAATTAACaccaagaattttttttttcaatctttcACATAAGCTAATGTTACATTTGGGATGATTATagatgttttgttcttgtttctttccccaaaaatcaatatttagtGTCATAGAGAAGTACATTATTTGCAATTCAGTTAGGAGTTTTGAATATAGAAATGAGGGccacatatatgcatatacacTGCAATGCACACTGCATTGTGTATTGCAGTGTAGAGCTAGATAGCACTACTATTATagtaaagtattaaaaaaaaaaaagaaaagacaccCTCCATACTCCTTAAATGACAAGTATCACTCTTACTACAGCCACACATACACCACTTGTGGGGAAATACAGGTGACAAGTGTGCCATGCCTTGTTATGACTTCTACATTATGATTGGACAGCCATGTGTGGGGGCGGGGTTTAGCAAATGGTCAGTTATTGTCACAGAGGCAACAGATCCTCACCATTTAAGTGCCTAGCCTTACTGTACCCTTAAGAGACATAACAACTAATGAAAGTAAGCTTGAGAGCATTTGAATAACCCACTGTGGGCAAAGCCTTTGTCATCTTTTGAACAGATTTGTGTGTACTTACTTTTTCTGACTGCCTGTAATTTCTGAATAAATGGGTGAATTCATGTGGTCCGTGGATTTGTTGATGTGATCAAAGGGTGAATTGAAGGGTCAAAATCTCATTGTTCCTTAATTTTTGCCAGCATGTCAGAGGTATTAAAACATTCTCGTCCTCTCGGCCACATTGAGAAAATACAGTCTCACTTTTGGACTCAGTTATTCTTAAACATGTTGGTTCAGAGCCAACAGAGAGTCTCACTGCTACTCTGGTATCATGACATGCAGATAACTTCATTTTGATGTGTCAACAGATGAAACCTACACCATCACTCTAATACAGTAAGGGTAAATGGACTCTTGTTTGTGCTgctcaaaacactgaaaaataacaacagcagAGAGTCCGTTCAGAAACATTGTCTCATAAGAAATTGGTTTCCAAAGGTAAAATGATCTCACACAAGTCATGTGCCTTGAGGCTTTCACAGGCCTGTCCAAGCAAGTTTACTGAGTAACCTGATAAAAATCAGAACCCCCCAAAATCTAGGACATGTATAGTTGAAAAGTCCATGGTGgaaatattattgtatttatttgtggagagatggagagacagggAATTAAGGGAAGAAAGATGCAACAATGGCCCACATCCACACCCCACATGGTGGCAATATGTGGGTAGTGTACAGCATATTAAAGGTTGTTTATCATTTTCAGCTTGCAGTATGGCTGTAGGGATGGCAGTGTCAGTCCACCACTGTGGTCCAGgtggaaatatctcaacaactattggatagattgtgttgaaattttgtgcagacatgTATAACACCCAAAGGATGAAGGCTCCATTATTtgttatttcacaaaaaagccTCCATTATTTGTTATCTCAAACAATGGCCTTTGGTGACTTCTCccctagcaccaccatgaggttgatcTTCATGGGGGGTTTTTTGTGAAATACCAAATAATGGATGGATGGCTGTGGAATTTGGTACATGCATTCATGTCACCCTCAGGaggaattgtaataactttgctGATCCCTTGGCTTTTCATGTGGTGCCATCATAAGGTCAATTTTTTATCAGCTTGAATCTTCAACTCATGACCAAAATACCagcaaaattaatgacattacATTATTGCCAAAACTAAATTAGATATTACTGAATAATTACATCTTAGACTTGTTGCCCTTTAATCCAAATGGGCTGGCTTATGAGTACTAACTGACTCTGGTGATTATGAACCAAGCACATACAGTGTAGTTGTAGTATGAGTCCACTTGTAGTTGTAATAGCCCAGCTGTACAGATGATAATTCCTTGTTCCccgctgtgtttttttatgtttatattcaaACAATGCAGTGACATAATTTggcagatgttttattttggtctTGTAATTCACTCCTAGTGAATAATCATTGTTCCGATTCAGCCTGGAGGCTTGTGGAAAGACTGTGGGATTCATGATTCAGGCAGTAGAAGCTTAGCCAAGCAGTTTCACCTCCACAGGGTAATGGTCACTGACAGCGAGTGCctgagagagatacagagaaaacattgttttcttctGGCACAATTGATTATAGGTGTTTTCCTTGtacaatgtgtttttcatcatgtaCTGTAAAACCTTAACATACCAACAAACTATGTTTGCTCCAGCATCACTGCAAGTATACTAAGGTATACTGatggttttgcttgttttagCCCATTACTGTAACTACAAATCATGAAAAACTATAGTATCACTGTTGCTCATTTACCAaagcatacattttttttagatatgAGACTTGAAAAGGACTGAATCTTGCTTGCTTAAGTATGTTtcaaaaagaaatagaaatatttttaaaatatatgtgaTTAATTAGTTAATTGGCTGAAATATAAATGACCACCAGTATGGTTCTTAAGGAGTAACTTCACACCAAGCTGGGAAGCAACATTTCACAGACGCTGTCTTGTTCAGTCTGTTGCACTTGTAACCACatccaacagtgatgtcaggGTGCACTGACCACACCCTgagtacacttctacatcactgctGCAAGGTGACAACATCAAATACTGGAGGTCAAGcaaaaaaagatattcagtctGTGTTTAGTTACTCTTTAAAGCCTTCTTTAACCTTACAGTTGAAATTAATTGTAAAGTAGACAAGGATTAAAGCTAGAGTTGTTTTTACCAGACTGTGACTGAGTTTTAAGTCCGTCATGTAGTTGTAGACCTTAGCACTGCCGTGTGCCACTCCCTTCATCATGTCAGTAGTCACTACAATCCTGCAAACACAGGAAGAGGGGTGGAATTAAACcggacataacatgctttttgtgattttcttatGTCgtatatctatgctaaacatagttaaagttccaaaacatgatgtgagcatatgtaaaaatgctccctggaTGTCAAAGGcccaggcttcagcctgctctgaacgccttatttgcaaagttacctcttcTTCCAACTGATGTCAAATTGTTGTCACATTCCCACAAACGGCCGTccgtgttgtccactctcagATTTCAactcgaacatgtacagatgtatttgagaaattgatatttcaagtaaagaaggagaaaaagaagtgaaatcctacaacTTCTGATTGTTTCAGCAGTCGGAGGAAACTTCATgaaggagctaaaacagcctgtttcagacagtggCTGAACTGAGTGGCTGCATAAATGgtcaatataagataaataaggagttttctgaactgtaaatcatgcaaagatattctagtagggccccagaataaaaatacagacctggaaatgtgcacagTATGTCCCTTTTATGAGtctgtgtgcgtttgtgtttgtgtaagcaagtgcctgtgtgtgtctacCTGTCGTAAGGGCAGTGAGTGTTTTGTGACACTGTGGAGTCGACTTCATCAGTAATCAGCCAGTGGAAACTCTTGTCAGTGTAGAGGCGGATCTTCTGCCAGTCGGAGCCCATAACATAATTGCAGCCTGCGTTGAAGTCACCCAGCAGCATGATGTCCTGCGGGGAGAGTGTGAAGGTTCAATCACTGTCACCCCCAGACTCAGACTAATTAATTATCCTTTGTGCTCCACCTTTTGCTCACGTAGTTCCACTGAACCATAattgaatttgtgtgtgtgtgtgtgttgaagtgtGTATTCACATTAGTATTCCAGCGAGTGCGGACATCAGTCACCACATCATAGAGCGCATTCACTTCCTTCACAGCAGAGTCTGGAGAGGTGTGCTGGGGGATCAAAACAAAGTCCCTCACAGCTagaaaacaggagagagagaagagtgagtgaatgaatgaaaagagggATGTTTGATGAAGGAGAGACAAGTTGAACCAAAGTGAAATAACAGTGAGTTTAATTTGGAAGGAGAAAGTTAACAACACTATTTGTATGACATAAATCTTAATGGTGTATTCTTTTAGTATTAAACTAAATCAAGTAATGTGGGTTTAAAAATCTACATCACTTGTGTCTGATGGTGAAAAAGCAATACTCTCTGTGCTTCTCACACTCTTTCAGAGCCTACCGGTATATTTGGAGGAGAACATGACAACAAAGGGCTCTCTGTTGAAGATGTCTGTCCCACAGGGCTCACAGCCGTCATCATAAGTGTAGTTTTTAGCCACAGATACGGTCTGCTCcctggaaagaaaaaatactaattaacCACATCTCTTTTACAGTGCTATTGTGCTCTTTTTCTGTGTGAGGAGTTGCTCTTTAGGACAGATTTAATGTACTTCTTGCTTCATGCTTCTTCCCTGTAAAACTTTACTTTTGAAGACGTTTTCTAATAGTGAGTGAGGTCCAGTCTATCTCATACTCAGATATTCACAGCATTACTTGTGCATTTTCTAAAAGTCATTTGCACCACACTTGATGAATTGAATTATATTAGTCCAATGCCCTCATGTGGCCACTGAAGGGTGGGTGTCATACAGACCCCATACATATCATACTACAGGtataacataacatataacACATGTAACATATAATTACTATAGATTTACTTTAATACTAATAAAGCCTGAACACAATGCATTGTGTGCATTTGACACAAAACTATACAGTATTCTGTGCAcaaaatacacttaaatttGCAAGCATTTGGCACCCAATAATGCAATTCAATCACACAAAATGCTCACCAAATGTAACAGTGCATTTTCTGGCACAGCATGTGACACACAGTCACCCATATTTATCTAAAACCCCTTAAATGTGAACCTTTGGTTTTCTGCCCTTGCTCATCATAAGGTCAGATACAAAGACACTGTGCggaattaaataaaaatcatttaatgaaatatttctgttttgttcccTAATGAAAAGTATCAACAGAGGATACAGAggagcatttctacatgagATAGTCTATCGTTATAATGATTTTGTTTGTGCAAAGTCATTAAAACAGTATAACAGCAAAACAGTCTCTGTGTACCTGTAGAGGAAGAGATATCTCTCCTTGTAGGAGCTGCGACCCAGAGGCTCACTGACGATGTGCTTGTACCTGAACTTAGGAGAACCTCTgggaaaacacacatacacacacacatagatgaaGAGCTTCATTGTTTATCTTATATGATAATGTGAGTTTATGATCTTAACATGTTTCTACAAACTTCCTGAAGAAGGTCAGAATATTTAGGCCTTCCACCTGTGTGTAATAATACAGTGTACACTCTACAGAATATAAGGAGTGTGGTTATCCTAATCCTAACTTGTTGACATGCTCCATGAGTTTTTTGGTTGCTGACAGATCGCTGTCTCTGACTTCCTGGATCAGAATGATGTCATAGCGGTGGACAATCTGCAAcagatgcaaaaacacacaaaatcacattttcatggCCTAAACTTGCTACAGGGCAATTTCTAGTGAAGTCAATTATAGTATGATTCTATGGACGCTGTTTTCTAGTATAATTATATTGTCAAcgtgtttgttattgtttttgggGGTGTAAAGGGGCACTCTGCCAATTTTACCCATAGAGGCCAGTAGAGATAGTGAggagtactactcagcctgtgaaaacagttgtataaaatgtatgaaaataactCTGCcgatgtcatagtgatgtcatcagggttatctgaGCTTGGGCAATACAAATTCAGAACAGAAAccctgtgttacaaactggagACAATTTGAAAGCCATTGGCCTTCACCATATAGGAAGGATGGAAGAAAAGATGCAattggttgcattatgggaaatgtaggatttagtgcatttttttattttggtcttttttttttatctgacacTTGTTATTCTCCCaactttattacatttttggaGTAGCCCTGTAATTTCCAAATCCCTCTAAACAAGACAGTATTCTAACTCAATCAATGGCATGGTTGTGCTACCACCATGTTACAGTGGAAGGTAGGCCAAATGAAATGCTGTGCAATTGTGCATGTTTGTGACAGACACAGTGAACAATGCAAAACTGTGTGGTATTTAAATTATTCACCACCCTTCAAaatgtattgtgtttatatttgtaaaggggtggtgaaatataaataaagaggGAAAGAATACTGGTTGTAGAATGCTAAACAGTGGCATTTCAGACCGTGCTGATGATGTTCATCAGAGTCGTGTTGGAGGATTTCTTGTCCCCAAAGGACTTAATGTTGAAGGCTCCCAGCAGCAGAGAGGTAGAGACATGCAGTAGGGCCAGAAAGAGACCCAAAGTACACACCAAACGCATCCTGTGCCAACAACatcagatataaaaaaaataaattaaaaataaaaagtctaaatgtatacacacacacacacacacacacacatatatatatatatatatatatatatatatatatatatattaggggTGTAGAGCAGGCATCATTGTTATGGCAGTTTATGTTCATAATCCAAAATCTTGTATCTTGtgatacatttacattacaatgGAAATAATAGAAATGCTTTTGGTGGTGATCAGGTCAGCATGTAATAGATTCCAGAAAATTAATGCAGTTGAATGTGCAGTCATATGTCACATGACCCTGACAGCCTCCTCTTAGGCTTACTGTGGgaatgagagacagacataACACCTGCACCTCTGGACACGTGACATAAGTCCAGAACTTACTGTTTGATGTCCTGCAGAGGAATGATTGTTGTTGTAAAGCTAGGCATTAAATATTACTCCAGTAGGAGAATATATTATCCTGTTACCCTGGTTACACTGTCCTATTGGAGCTGGCATGTAAGTGACTCTTGGGCAAAGGttataaaaatatggaaattAAGATCAGCAGTTGTAGTGTGGTAATTATTGGTTATTCATATACTGTTGTTGTGTGTTACATTTTGtcagtcagaaaaaacaactaattactgctacatacattTTCGTCTTTAAAGAAACAtagcatgaaaataaaagcagaccCAGTCATGCTGGATTACAATTACTGTGCATACTGTTACAAAGCCTGCTAGAACTGTAattctcaacaacaacaaactggttTGTAGCATTGCTGTGCTGAATGTTTCATCCATAGTAACTGTAACAAAAAGTCAACACACTtatctttactcaaaatataagCTTTGTTCGGCTCAGCTTGCATCTGCtgtttttgcagtaaaaaaagaTTCAGAGGCTCATAGCTACCTGCTTCTGTAAGTCtgtgtgtggagggaaaagGAACACAAAGGCTTTGTTGTGTGAATCCCTGGAGGCTCCACTACAATTTCTGAGCAGAACTACTGATAGCGTCTCTTGTGAggtttttatttacctgcagGTGCATGTGACTGGATCATGCTGGGGAGGAGTCAAGAGAGGAGGGGTGTTCTGGATGTGGTACGGGGTTTACAGGTGGTTGGTCGGTGCCCCGCTTTGACCCACGCTGAAATATTATTGGATggattcacatgaaattttgcacagacatacatgatccccagaggagaAATCCTAATGACTTctggtgatcccctgatttttttttatctagtgccaccatgagtaTTTTGAGGGAAATATCTCATCTATTGGATAGATTTTCTTCATATTTGGTACAAAAATATCCCCCAAatggatgaattgtaataattttaatGATCACTAACTTTTCATTTTACTCCAAATTTTGAATTGTTCAGTactactttggtttatgaccaaatacctgcaaaactaatgacatccccatcagcctcagctgtaatttgtgtgtagtgctaattagcaattgTCAACATATCTGCTAAATATCAGCAGGTTAGCATTGTCAATGTGGGCATGATGGCATTTTCCCACAGCAACAAGCTTCAAGTTTATCTAATCTTTCTCAGATAGTTTTATATTTACTCATGTATTGGTGGAATATGTTGCTTTATTCCAAGAAAAGCACTGACTCGCTGCTTTAAGAGTCACCATACTTTTACTGTTTATCAGTAGAAGCCCATGTTTTGCTGTCCTAGGTGAACTCCCAGTCTGCACTTGGTGCTCATTGTGGGCAAGTGATTTGTTATCCCAGCACACTGGCATGGCGGGCAATTTCCATATGTCACCTACAACACAGACCACCATTGCTTTTTGGTAAAATAGTGTAGTGTTAAAAAGAGTGTTGGTAAAATGGCAAATGCAACTTCACAATGCAAACATACAAACTGAATCAATAACCACAAAGGTGTTTAATGGATTTAAAGTAAGGTAATGATTAATAAGGTAACAGTAATAATGTGTGATGTTTACAGTGTGTACTGTCGTGGTGTATCTGGCATTGCAGAGTCCtcttgaaaaatacattttcatctttgaAACATATTCCTCTCCAAGGTCAGGTTAAATGTAAAGGTTATATGCATTTACCCTGATTTAAAGATCTCtgtttgaaataattatttaaaaatatctgcaaagatatgtgcaaataaacacaaatatttgcAACAGATTATCTGAAAGAATtgaaaaatggatttttatgtatttgtagaCTTGATgctttgaaatatatttgtaatGCTTAAACATGCACCTTAGACCTTTAAATGGTGTTAAAAATGCTAACATTGTTCAGATGttttatatatgcatatatgaaTACAAATTGTATATAcaatgtaaatactgtaaatttctATCAAGGCAGTGATAAAAATTTGGGataaatactataaatataaCTACTATACTATATGATATGAGATGAGAtgatactatactatactatactatactatactatactatactatactatactatactgtattaTTTGTTAGTAATAAATTATGAAATTTGCAATGCAATCAGAATTTTAACTTTAATGCACAAAAATGAGTAAACACTCACCTCTTGAAGTAGAGTATGCGGGTGATCAATAGATGCTATTTTTAATTGCAGTGTTCGCAGTATCAATGAGAAGGCAACAGATGgcataaaaacatgataaagaCTGTTCATTTAAGGTCACACGTGATGGgaattttctgatgttttcagacATGTTGACATGGTTTTGATGCCAAAATGAAATATCTTCCTTTTAAAACAGAATGTGCTTAAAAATTGTATAATACAACATGCTCAACTcacaatcaaaatcaaaaaagcCGGGTGCTGAATCTTTgaagtgttgaaattaaatgaagaaGGGGATTAGGACAACACACCTAGTCAactgattttaattttgaattGCCACACAATTGCCaattcaaaattaaaatcagtTGACTAGGTGTGTTGTCCTAATTCCcttatttgtttaaaaacaacatgtggTGCCAT
The genomic region above belongs to Thunnus albacares chromosome 17, fThuAlb1.1, whole genome shotgun sequence and contains:
- the dnase1 gene encoding deoxyribonuclease-1; this encodes MRLVCTLGLFLALLHVSTSLLLGAFNIKSFGDKKSSNTTLMNIISTIVHRYDIILIQEVRDSDLSATKKLMEHVNKGSPKFRYKHIVSEPLGRSSYKERYLFLYREQTVSVAKNYTYDDGCEPCGTDIFNREPFVVMFSSKYTAVRDFVLIPQHTSPDSAVKEVNALYDVVTDVRTRWNTNDIMLLGDFNAGCNYVMGSDWQKIRLYTDKSFHWLITDEVDSTVSQNTHCPYDRIVVTTDMMKGVAHGSAKVYNYMTDLKLSHSLALAVSDHYPVEVKLLG